The Oryzias latipes chromosome 11, ASM223467v1 nucleotide sequence AATTTGTTCTAACTCAATACTCTGTAGCATCCAATGATGTCAACAAGGTGATAGAGATCAACCCGTACCTGCTGGGTACCATGTCAGGCAGTGCTGCAGACTGTCAGTACTGGGAGAGACTCCTCGCCAAAGAATGCCGGTCAGTTTGCAGACCTACACCATCCTTTACATTCATGCACTGAATGTCTATCAGACTCTGCAAAATGGTCGAAGAAAATGAGCTTCTTTTTGACATCTAAATACATGTAGAAATATTCACTAACAATTTCTATATGACACTTTAATTAAGCCAACCGTAAGACCTGAAGATTTTCATTTCACCCCCACAGTTTTTCaaagaatgcttttttttatgaagacaCGTAAAGAAAAAGGACACTCCACTcatttctgtgaaaaatgtaaaaaaataaataaaaaaaagtccacaatATCTAAGAAACAAATTACTACCTCCTGTGCAGTACTGTCTGCCCATCTGAAACCAGGCCATAATTTTGATACATtggcaattaaaataaatatttaaatttgaatttatttttaaaaaacattttgaaaaaagacaaCCAGTGTTCTTGTATTTTCTTCTATAAGACTGTACAGACTGAGGAACAACCACCGCATTTCTGTGGCTGCTGCCTCCAAGCTGCTGTGCAACATGATGCTGGGTTACAGAGGGATGGGCCTCTCTGTGGGGAGCATGATCTGTGGATGGGACAAAGAGGTGAGCCGTCCTCAACAACATTTCCAGAACCTTTTTTGTTCTGATATGTTGAAATGAAGGTTTTACTCTTTTATACAGTATTAGGGTTTATAAACAGTAAAGGTTTTATAAACAGTGACACACCAATTGACATAATATTAAACTGAGAACTTCTGGGGATGAAATAGTTAACTGTCTGTAGAGTGAAGTTAAGATGGTAACTTCTGTGGTGGCTCAGagtatttgcattaaaaaaaattttaaaacacatcagaaaattaaaaatttgttaacatttaatttagtttagtttattcataaaaatgtaaaaatagcaGAACCAGACATAGTAAAGGAGACAAAAATACTGAAACATCGGctataaaatacaaaagagaGCCAAGTTAGTAACTGCAACACTGTGTTCATAGCTTGCccacaaaaagaaacataactGGAAATGACTGAATACATCCAATACATGCTTATTGTTTATGACAGTGAGATCACATGAAATTCCTGGTCTACATTGGAGccttattgatttattttgagcAACAGTATCAATATAGAAAGTGCATATTAATGTAACTCCTCAACTTCTTGTCAGGCTTAAATCCTTCACTCATCTGTTCTTTGCTAAATATGTTGTTGCTGTTTGTACTTTATAAGAAAGAGACTGGAGTTGGTTGGGTAAAAGAGCTGCTCCAGGGTTACATGAAGTGCATATTTTGTGTTCATCTTCATGAACAAAGAAATGCACTCTCCTCGAGacatttttgttacattaaCGTCTCTTCTCTGGTAATATGTTGTTGCTTTGCACCTTGAAAATTCTACTTATGTTTGATAAATCACATTTATGGTGCTAAATTATTCTGTATTTGCTCCTTCCAGTTTTTGTATGTTCTGCCAGATATTTCAATATAGAATTTTATCAAAGTCAAACATTCAACAGTAAAAactattttacacattttacctGTAATCTGGTTAGTAAACCAAGTGCAACTGGTTTACCAACCAGTAAACCAGTTAAGAATGCAAACTTTTACTAGTTTTTCTCTCGAGCTGGTTTtgctttaattgatttttttttcttaaagaaaagtCTTAGTTATGAATTAGGGTTTTATGAGTTAAGTGAGTTGTTCTCACATCCTCAGGGTCCTGGTCTGTACTATGTGGATGATAATGGAACCCGCCTGTCTGGTCGTATGTTTTCCACTGGCTGTGGGAACAGCTATGCGTATGGAGTGGTGGACAGCGGTTATAAAGAGGACATGACCGTGGAGGAGGCGTATGAGCTCGGCTGTCGAGGCATCGCTCACGCCACACACAGAGATGCGTACTCAGGAGGATCAGTAAACAGTAAGTTTGCATGATGAGCCTAAGTTTGTTAACTTGGTTtcagttttatatatattccaTAGTTTTTGGACTATAAGATTATAAGATGCATCAAGCGAGttccctttttttccaaaaaatctttaaatttttCCTTCAGTGTCTGAGTTTAACAGTTGGGTACACcataatatttttgttaaagcaCTGAACGTATCATTCCACCAGTAGCTAAAATTCTCCAACAATTCCATGTAGCGGTGAGGCTGTGTGATTTACCAAAGCCTAACTAAaacatttagacattttaaagcactgcatgagacaaaaaaattggttttagGTCAGCGAGCACAATTGTGCAGCCCATTGTAAGGGGCACTGTTGATTTTGGAGGAAATCAAAGGATTTTAGGTGCGTATTAAAGTCCAACAAATACCACTTTTATTCACAAGGTTGCATTATAAATTGAGTTTACATTTACTtgtaacacatttttctttatgctttgtgttttcagatATTCTGTTTAAAgaatattgtgttgtttttaggcaATATTATGTTTTTTCCTTAAGGTTTACTGTAACTGCAGTGtttaataaaatggaaaatataTTTCTGAGTAAAATTAAGTATTACTATTAGACTAAGATTAGTTTTCACTGTCTGATACTATGAAATAGAAAATGTTGAGCACCCAAAATTTCACTCAAATTTAGTTCATTGATAAAGTGCCAGTTCACAACTCTGGTTCTCTCAGGCCCAGAACAATTGCagttattatttcattttatatattttttttatgtttgcatttGTGCAGTGTACCACATGAGGGAAGATGGCTGGATAAAGGTGTGTAAAGAAGACGTATCTGAGCTGATCCATCGCTACAGAGAGGGAATGTTCTGAGACTGACCTCTGAGTCCAGAATAAGTCACCGTGGTCAACTGAGGATTCATCCTGAAACTACACTGATACTGTTTCTCAAATTGTCTCTGTGGTCAATTACAGAttttctggggggaaaaaatctccATGAATCAGCCATGCAACAAAGAATGGCACTAATGATAATAAACACTGTTGTTACATGAACTACTTTGTTCTGTGATGACTAAACTGAAGTGattcttgttttattattttccaaGTCTCAGGTTCAAACATCACAACACATGGAAAGATCAATCACAACAAGAGCAACATACCTATTATTagtaataataaatgataaaatactGATCTTTAAAAGTCTTCAAAATAATCAGAAACCATTGTTGTAAAGCATTTCTATGGAATAATTGTGATCCTGGTTACATTAAACAATCAATGGATTATGCAGAAATAAATACTATTCCagcaaaacatcatttttaaatacaataattATAAAATTATTTGAATTGCATTTGTACATAAATGTGCAGATAAACTCCACCTACAATGTACTGTAATTCTCTTCCTTTATCGTGAGAAAAGAGCATATTATGGCATTAAGAAGTTATTGTTGGATTTATCAACTCCGTTAGAAATAGAAACTGACGGATTAGACATGGACctagttaaaaaaattgcatgtttttctctttgcagAACAAAAAGCCAAACGCAACTAGCAAGTTGTTGTTTGGGTTTATAAAATCTGTCTCTATCTCCAAAACACATTTGAATTGATTTAACTGTGGTTTTTAAGAAGTATGACAACAGAGAGACTGTGTTTAAGCTGTGAccaagagaaaatgaaaaatcttcatctaaaatatcaaaagataaCAAATTTACCAGATCATGTGTAGCACTACTCCATTTACCACAGCTAGGAGACTTAAAACGTAAAGTGCTTCAAGTTGCGCAAGGCATGAATAGCGTATTTTAtgagaaagttttatttgatttgatttaaaacaggTCCTCTGGGAAAGTACAGATCATATTTCTGCCcaatgaaattaattttattgaaaATCTGAAGGAGTTGACAAAAGCACATTTGATTTCAagggaaaattatttttaatttttataatatatattgtttttacatttttaattaaggtTTAATCTACTTATTTATAATAagaatacaactttttttatgTGGGACATGTTTTAGAGTCAAGAATCACTGAATTGTCAAAAACAGCAGAATGCTAACATTTGCATAATTAGCTAGCAATAAGCTAATCAAGACTGAAGTGTCAAGGCATATATTAGGGCTAAGTATCAATTATGCTGAAGAATATCAAGGAAATGGCATAGGAATGCAAAgattggcaaaaaaataaaaaacagttagCAATATGCTAACATCAGCACTATTTTAATTATTAGCTAGCATGATGCTAACGTCAAGGCAAATGTGTAAAATTAGCTGACAGTTGAATAGTGATTTATTCACCTATAGAGTAAACATGGAAGCCATAAAAGTCTTAACagagcttttttccccccttttttatcTATCCATTTACTCATCTAAAAATACAGGTCACTGTTATTAACCTGGAATAGTTTGATATGTTACGACCATTTGTAAACCCATAGTACTACAAGTCACACCATTAAGATGAAACATTCTTTGGTTTTGCTTAACTTAAATCACTTTGAATTTTAGGGTTTGATTGGATGCAGTGATGGGACTCACATTCATGCTTAAGTCAATAAGGGAGACTATCAAGAACTCTGTCCACATTATTAATGTTTAGGTAACTAAATGAATTGTCTGTAATCCTTAGGTTTTAAAGCCATACATCCCATTATTGCTTCCCCTTAACACAGaactgcaacctgaggctctggaccAACATGTGGCTTTTTTATCCTTCAGacgtggctctttggctttaatgaaaaatgctaatcatttttcttaaaaattggTATATAGTTGAAGGCAAAATGTtcttatatataattttttcttttttcttttctttttattgagtttttaacatattttcaaaacagaaaacactaacagatcacaacaacaatttgtggaaagaaaaaaaacagaataatgtagaaaaagaaatgagaaaaatataaaatgtaataaaaaggaaaaacatataACTGTTTTTTCCGAACTCATTAATAAAGGTGGaccaaacattgaaaaatttCCCTTCCCGTTCCTGCAGGGTGTACctaattttttctaaatttagaaaaaacaaaatgtctctgatccactgtttgtgtgtggggggcTGTGCTTGCTTCCAATTTAAAAGTATAATTGTGCGTGCAGCTAAGCATGTGAACTGAATTACCCTACGCTccggtttctttttaaaagttcaggGATCGGTGATTCCCAGAATTCCAATGAGGGGGTCCAACTTGACCGTCTGGTTTAAAATTTTTGACAGTGTCAGAGAAACATCAGACCAAAAGTTTTAGCAACCGGGGCCAACCTATCAATAAAAGATTTATAAAATTCAACAGTATAGTCATCAGGTCCTGGAGCTTTAGAGCTCTGAAGGTCTTTAATGGCTTGTTTTACTTCCTCCAATGTTACTGAGCTCTCTAACTCTGTGTTATTCTTTTGACTAATTAAAGGAATAGAAAGATCTccgaaaaaaatgttcataaggTTAGTATCTTCAACTTCAGATGAGTACAgatctttgtaaaacattttaaattctgtATTTATTGCTTGTTTGTCATAGGTTTTAGTGCCTGGTTTTGTTATTATTTCctcaatttgattttttttctgccattacTTTAATTTGATGAGCTAAAAGTCTACTTGGTTTTTCCCCATGTTCATAAGAATGCTGTTTTGTCTGTCTTATTAATTTCACAGCTTCATTTGTAGAGAGTAGGATTtgaggattttgattttgattttgatttgatttgaaatggtttatttcaagcaattcagtagaaataatacacaacagcaatataaacatcagttatacattcatacagtaactaatcaaacttaggataattagacatattaataaatattgcttgaaagggagtgggaggaagcgaatttatataatcccaccccgattatactataaccattttattacatgatttatcaatatccggttcccagtttttatcagacagaataaaaatcataaaatatcgataaagcacatgacaaagatgaaggaTTTGGATTACAGGATTTTTGTTGATCTAATTTCAAAATTTGCTGGGCAAGTGACTGcttttctaatttttcttttttagtcttAAATGCACTGTGTGAGAGAATTTTGCCATGTATATCGGCTTTCAGTGCTTCCCATAGACACTGTTTAGAGATGTCAAGGGAATCgtttgttttgtaataaaaagcTAATTGAGAGTCAATGAATTCTTTGAAGGATTCATTCTTTAAAAAGCTGTTGTCTATTTTCAATGTCTTAAGCTTGGAAATTTTGGGAACCTGAGAGGTAATGTTACTGTACCTTAGTCTGACAGTACGATAGCTTCATATTGTACTCTTTTAATTATCAGTTTTAATTTGGAATCTACAAGAAACATATCAATTCTTGAATATGAATTAGGACGCTGAGAGAAAAATGAGTATTCACGTTTAGGACTGTGGTCTCTCCATGGGTCAATCAGATTGGCCGAATTTAAGAACTGTCTAATCAATTTGGCAGATTTGGTAAGTGTTTGTTGGCTATGGGAAGACCTATCGAGCAAAGGATCTAAAACACAGTTGAAATCTCAACGCAGTAGCAGGCTGTGACTATGTATATTGGGAATAgatgaaattattttatgaaaaaatgttcatcaTCGTGGTTGGGTGCATATATATTTTCTAGTATAACTGGTATGCCACAAAGTTTTccagcaataataataaatcttgAGTGAAATAAGTGGCCAACCCAGGATTTGAGAAGGAGAGTTTGACTACAAATCTTAAggtgtgtttcttttaaaaacatcacatcTGCTCCCATTGTGTTAACGTGAGACAGTATCTTATTACGCTTTAATGTACCATTTAGACCTTTACAATTCCAGGACAtgattcttatcaaagtttCATTGTCAGCCATTGTGAGCatttagaaaaaagtcaaatgaagaAGGTCCAAATGCACATAAGAAATGAagagaggaagaaaagaaaaaaagaccgCCACAACCGGTCAGAACAAAATTTTTGTGATCAACATGAGAATcagaacaagaaacaaaaacaacccctACCCCTGCTTTACCGCCCCCCAACTGAGCACCAGGGAAAATAAAGGAAACGATGAAGATTTCGGAACCACCCCCCATCTATAACCCCAATCTTCTCTAACGGTCCGCAGCTCTTTATAATaaccattattcattcatcattttttttcattcatcttctttaccgtttattccctttcggggtcacggggttgccggagcctatcccggccacttgggcgaaggcaaggggtgccctggacaggtcgccagtctgtcgcagggcagaAGGTTATGTGATAGCTGTctattattaattatatttaaaaccaAATATAAGTTTaagcaacaacaataacaataacaaaaagaaaaaccacgGCCAAGCAAAAGAGGGGATAATACCCCAAAAATATCAATGTTATGAACAAACCGAAATGTCAATCCCCTTAAATATTTACCTGCCACAATCTCAAAGGAAAATTCCTACCTCCAAGGATCttcatatttttatgtaaaaccaggagagaaaaaatcaaaaaataaaccacCAAATGAAAATGTCACTGCTTTGCCTCGCCTTCAATACAAGTTCCATATTATAATCACtgcagtttctttatttttcctcctTGACTTGTTTTGGGGAGCATAGACTTGCACAGtttaaacaaaaggaaaagtctTACCCCCAATAACAGTCATGTTAGATAAACATCAGTCCTATCCAGACAGCTACCATCACAGTGCTTGTACAGCTCCAGAGGACGGGTCTGGCTCGGCATCAGCCAGCCCATTCAGGAACTGTGCGGCCTCTTCTGGCTGCATGAATGCCCTGCTCCGGCCCCCATGCCAGACTTTGAGTGTAGAAGGATGTGGCATTGCGTATTGCAGACCTCTCTTCCGAAGCCTGCGCTTCGCAGCAGAAAACTCCTTATATATACTTTTAAAAACTCTATGTATATAATTGAAACTGATTTGATCTTAGTCTATTAAAATAATCTgggttcttttcttctttttttaacaactgcTAACATTAAACTTGCATTTCAAGAAATTGCTTGCGTCCTGAAAGCTGGACTCTGATGATGAAGTCTGCATAGTGGTGCTAAGCTCATTAAAGTCAATTATTCAACGCAAACTTTCAGATGTTCTCAAAggtttaagtctgtttttttaacttgttttatccaacaactgagcaaacagatgacagcttaaggccttttgtgttggacaggttttactattacaaaaagaggttatgaatcttcggATAATCAGGGAGTAAATttatataaaccccttttttttttttaatttatttgctacattttgtgttttaagtatatatgcatattctttttattaaagggGAGGGAGAGTGGgaaagtgtgtgtgcgtgtgggggggggtagaagaaaaagaaataaagagggaGGGGGAGTAAGTGAAGGGATACAAGTTATTATTATACAAGTTATAATTTTAAGCTGTGAAACATTTATACTAGATCAgcttgaaaaacaaatattacattcaaacatgaaattctgacactaagatgagcggaagatatccgtccatcaatacactgggggttaggaggagggataaagcagacagCAAGTGCCAGTGTGTCAgtggggtggagatacatgcacgctgccaaagtgaaccatgtgatcataaggggaaccagatcctccccagccagaccaggaaagAAGGGGAGACCCCCGGACGAGGAGTGGGGTGGGaccgcccacccacccagccgGGTGCAGAAGAGACctcccctacaggggcccctcCGGCACCGGGGGGCATAGGCGAGCCTGGCGTCAGGAACCCCAGGCCAAAGGACAGGCGCACTCCGCCGTACCGTGCGGCAGCTATTGGGGGCACCGTGCGCTGGACACCGAGATGTGGGCCAAGGGTAAAGCCAGGACCCAGAGGACCCAGGAGCAgcccaccacccagccggaACCTTGTCACCGAGGCCGGCCCCGGCGCCCGACCCAAGCAGCCCAAAGATCAAGATGCAACCACACCCCCACCCCTACCTCCCCACACTACACTACCCACAGCCCCTTCATCCAACACGTTCCTCAACCCCTTCTCCCGACccccctgctgccccccccccctgctgccCTCCCCACTCTGTAAAAGGGAGGGTGAGCCCCGGCGGGTACTGGTAGCTCCCAGGCCTgtccccacccatgcactctcacacacatttttctggttttctggTTGCCCCCGTCGTCAAAGTAACTCCCTCCAGCCCAACGACCCAGGTGGGCTGGGTCGGTGGGCTCAAGATCGTGGAATACACTACCACGGGACATCCAAGATCTAAGAAAAAAGccagacccaggagatcccatTGCAGCGACCCCATTCACTGAGATGGGTCAGGCACTAAtggaggatccctctgaggaaaacactggagttacaaataaaatgtagaaagaataaagtaaatagattaaaaacagATTAAGAAGGTAGGTCttgagccttcctttaaaaaaacgaacaatctctgcggccctgagatTTGTCAGGTGATTTTACTGCAGTTTATGATCAAAATCAATGAAAACTGCAAATATTTGCCATGGTaagattttttatttggtaaatcagctgttctgtttttgtgagTGATTCCATGAATAAAAATACCTCCGTATGTGGCGTGTAATTAATGGTGGGCGTCAGTTTTTTTACTGAGTTAAGGAGAGGTAAAACAAGAGAGACATTTATGACCTCTATATAGCTGAGATACACATTAAGTATGACGATCAGTGTTAATTTACCACTAAAAGTACTTCACCGAAAATGTTTTGGCTAAATtctaataatttattattttaacagtATTTCTTTAGTTAACTGGTGTTGATATCTGCATAAGTCTGTACTTGGTTGATGTTCCTCTAAAACTCAGATGTTCAAAACAGGAATTGATGCTTAGGAGATTTTCTACGCAAttttctacggtggcccagaagggtcacaacacaacacattaactttacacacaacacattaactttacacacaacacattaactttacacacaacacattaacttaacacacaacacattaactttacacacaacacattaactcacaacacaacacattaactcacatcacaataactcacaacacaacacattaactcacaacacaacacattaactcacaacacaacacattaacacacaacacaataactcacaacacaacacattaacacacaacacaataactcacaacacaacacattaactcacaacacaacacattaactcacaacacaacacattaactcatggcccagaagggtcacaacacaacacattaacttacctcacaacactttaactcacaacggaagtaaagcagcaattgaagtgcttttattctgaaatgtccAACTAACTACTAACTACCTTACAGAAGTTAATGTCAAGGTgatctgtggagggagcatgttattgctacaagagaagctagcagcagtgttgccagaaattTTCTCTTTATTACGATTCTGCTTcctctgaacacacacaatacgaacgcacactcctccctcccacccctctctgtcgctgcacgcgcgcttctctcctttcttccgctccctcccctcacacatgcacatgcagtccccaacacacacacacacgggcgcgcgcgcacgcACGGATGTCTCTTCCAAACATTAACATGGCTGGTGTTTCTCCTGACGCTCTGTGTGGTGTCGAACGATATGCCATTAATATTTTTGGAAGTTCTTCTTTCCATGTCTTTCCTTCACATTTGCTTGCCTTGAATGCTTTCTTTAGGTATCTGTGAAACCTCTCCACTTTACCATTGTTCTGTGGAAAATAAGGTGATGCTCTGATGTGCTTAATTCCACATGACTTTAGAAATGACTCTAAAACCTGTCCTACAAACTGCCTGCCATTGTCAGTAACAGCCTCTAGGGGATAGCCAAATCTAGAAAATATCTTTGTCAGTTCTGTAACTACAGTAGCTGAAGAAATGTCTGAGATAACAACAGCCTCTGGAAATGAAGTGTAGTAGTCGATCACAGTCAGTATGTACTGGTTTTGGATAGGACCTACCAGATCCATACCAATCTTAGTCCATGGTCTTGGTGGCAGTTCCAGTGGTTGGAGGGGTTGGTCTTCATGACGTGGCTGGTTGAGAACACAGGCGGAGCAGTTTCTGATCAGTCTTTCTACATCTAAGTCCATGTTGGGCCAGTAGAATTTACTCCTTAGATATTGTTTGGTACGAATCACCCCTTGGTGAGTCTCGTGTCCAATCTGCAGTGCTTGTCTTACCATTTCTCTGGGTAGCACTATCCTGTGTCCTCTCAGTAGAAGTCCGTCATATCTACATAACTCTTTTGCACATCTGTTATATGGCTGCAGTTCCACCGGAACTGGATTTGGCCATGTTCCTGTCTCAATgattttatttagttgtttcagTGTTTCATCCTCAGCTGTTTTCTGCTTTATGTCCTGAAGGCTCATAGCTTGTACTCCATGCATGGTTAATGACAAGACTTTGTCTACATATGTTTCCACATACTCGTTATACTCAGTCTCAGGTAAAGGAAGTCGTGAGAGTAAGTAGCTCCCAGGCCTgtccccacccatgcactctcacacacatttttctggttttctggTTGCCCCCCGTCTCTACAAAGTAACCCCCTCCAGCCCACCGACACGCCAGCACGGCAAGGCATGAGAAgcgatttttatgaataaagtttgatctgatttgatttaaaaacaggTCCTCTGGGAAATAACTGATCATATAGTTGCCTAATgaaaatctagccacaggggttgcaagccagttgcctctgtgccggtcccaagcccggataaatagagagggttgcgtcaggaagggcatccggcgtaaaaattgccaaaataaccatgcgaatcatccacaacactttagacataccggatcggtcgaggcccgggttaacaacgaccgccaccgatgctgttaacctacagggtgtcggtggaaatttgactactgttggtcgaagaaagaggggaggcagaagggtccggggccagagagagaagggaaaaggcaggaacataggtttgagaatagggactcttaacgttggcacaatgacagggaaaggcagagagctggcagacatgatggagagaaggaaggtagatgtactgtgtgtgcaggagacaaggtggaagggcagcaaggcacgtagtattggaggaggatacaaactgttttatcatggtgttgataggaagagaaacggggtaggagtgattctgaagggggagtttgtaaacagtgttctagaggtgaaaagagtctcagacaggatgatgagcctaaagttagaaattgaaggggtgatggtgaatgtagtcagtgggtatgcgccacaggttggctgtgagttagaagtgaaggagagattctggagtgagttggatgaggtcatagagagtatccccagaggagagagagttgttattggagcagactttaatgggcatgttggtgagggcaacagaggtgatgaggaggtgatgggcaggtttggtgtgaaggaaaggaatctggagggacagatggtggtggactttgcgaagaggatggaaatggctgtagtcaacacttacttccagaagagagaggaacatagagtgacatacagaagtggaggtaggagtactcaggtggactacatcctatgcagacgaggtcatttgagagaggttaatgactgcaaagtggtggtaggagagagtgtagccagacagcaccgcatggtggtgtgtaagatgactctggaggtcaggaagaagaagagagggaaaacagaaaagaagaccaagtggtggaagctacagaatgaagaaacttgtgaggaatttaggcagaagttgagactgGTCCTGGGTGggcaggatgagcttccagatgactgggaaactacagcagagattatcagggaaacaggtaggaaggtgctaggtgtgtcatctggaaagaggaaagacggtaaagacacttggtggtggaatgaagaagtacaggactgcgtccagaggaagaggttggctaaaaggaagtgggatgtagaaaggactgaggaaggtagacaggagtacaaggaagcgcagcgtagagtgaaaagagaggtggcaaaggccaaacagaaagcttacgatgagctatatgacaggttagacacaaaggaaggagaaaaggacttgtacaggctagccagacagagagacagagatgggaaggacgtgtaacagataagggtgattaaggacagagatggaaaggtgctaactacccaggagagtgtacagaaaagatggaaggagtattttgaggagctgatgaacgtggaaaatgacagggaaagaagggaggaagatgtggttgttgtggagcaggaagtagcagagattggaaaggatgaggttaggaaggctctgaa carries:
- the psmb8 gene encoding proteasome subunit beta type-8, which translates into the protein MALAAVCGGQSSSEHFGQLFSGKQARLFDRPNHFSFGTKIQEFAVPVGNEPSGFLRSCNREEGVRIDLNHGTTTLAFKFRHGVIVAVDSRASAGNYLASNDVNKVIEINPYLLGTMSGSAADCQYWERLLAKECRLYRLRNNHRISVAAASKLLCNMMLGYRGMGLSVGSMICGWDKEGPGLYYVDDNGTRLSGRMFSTGCGNSYAYGVVDSGYKEDMTVEEAYELGCRGIAHATHRDAYSGGSVNMYHMREDGWIKVCKEDVSELIHRYREGMF